GGTGTCGCGCCGTCCGCAGCGGCTGAAATTTGAGAGAGATAACCCTCAAGGAGGCGGAGAATACTCCGAATGTTATGACTTGAATTCTCTCCACGGAGCCCACGGGATGAGCAAGGACCAGCACACGGCTACACATCTCCGAAAGCAAGGCCACGGCGGCGCAGCAAGTACACGGATGTCGTATCACCACCTCAGCCAAGGTCCGAATCTCGGCATGACAGCTTAAGGGGAAACCCCGGGGTCTTCAGGATACAAAGATGATTGGCAAGACTAATGACTATAAAAAATAATTTGGATGCGACCCTGAAAAGCCATAATGCCGGCCGCATTCCCAGTCTGGACGGCTTACGCGCCGTTGCAATTCTGATGGTCATCCTCGGCCACGGTTCGTATTCTTTGCCTAAATTCTTGTCTCCGGCACTGGCCTTTGCCGGCAATGGCCAGCTGGGTGTCAACGTCTTCTTCGCCTTGAGTGGATATTTGATTTTCCAGCTCAGCGTTCGCGAAAGGGAAACAACGGGAGAGTTTGATTGGAAGCAATTTTACGTCCGACGCGTTCTGAGGATATTCCCCTGCTTTTACTTTTATCTTGCCGTAATCGGAGTCCTGATCAGCTTTGGAGCGCTGACGCTTACCGGCCCGATGATAGGATCGGCGGCCACGTTCAGTCTCAACTACCGTTGCCTGTGGGATCACTGGGTTGGCGATTCGAACTATTCGGTCATCGGGCATTATTGGACGTTGGCTCTGGAGGAGCAGTTTTATCTGATGTGGCCGCTTCTCATGGTTTTATCGGTGAGGCGGAAGTTGGTTCCGGCGTTGGTGGCCGCTATACTGCTCGCCCCGCTTCTGCGGGTGATTTCTTACTTCTTGGCGCCGGGCCTGCGTGGCCAGATCGGAATGATGTTCCATACCGGCTTCGACTCGATCGCAGTGGGCGTTTTGCTTGGGGAACTGCTTAGGAGGACTCGCCCGAAAGCATGCCTTGAAAGGCTGGCTCGCAATCCATGGATCGTAGGGACGACGATCGTGTTCCTAGTATTCCTGTCGCCCCTTCTGACCGCAAGGTTCAAAGGAATGTATTCGCTCGCCATTGGCAAAACGCTCGAACTATCGTGCCTTGGTATTCTGATTACCGCTGCGGTTTCGCAACCGGGAACGTTTCTGTTTCGGTTTCTGAACTGGCGCCCCGTCGCATACATTGGTGTCCTATCGTACAGTCTGTATGTATGGAACAATCTATTCCTAAACGGCGAGGGGCACTGGATGGTAAACACCTTCCCGTTAAACTTTGTATGTGTCGCCGGAACGGCGGCTGCCTCACATTATCTGATCGAGAAGCCATTCCTTAAGCTGAAGAGTCGTTTTCACAGGTCTTCGAAACCCGGCATTAGCCCGGTCAGCACACGAGGCTTACCGAGCAACGCGCCGGCCATCCCGACGCTTACGCAGGCGGAAGTGGGATCTGCCACCGGTGGCCGGCGTTGATCTGCGTGCCTCATCCCTGACCGTGGTTTAGGATCGTCAGACGCCGCAAAATACCAGTAGCCCGTGAGGCTCTCCCGTTTCCACTCCTACGGCAGATTCTCATTTTTGCGGCGATACGTCCCGGATTAGTTCATATTCTATTGTGGATCGTTAAAGGAGCCTGCGCTTCGTCCGATGGTACTGGGCAACCAGACATCTTCTGCGAAGGATCTGATGAGCAAGGACAAGCGAGAAATCCTGGATTGGCTGAAGGCGGATCCCTCTCCTGCGCGCTACGTCTCGGCCGCGCGCCGCCTCGACGCATTGGCGGATGACGATGCACCCGAGATTCGAGTCGCCATCCTCCGGAACGCCACGATAGACCCGGTCGTTCCTTACATTAAGGCACAGTTCCACGACGCCGGGCTCAGGCCACAGATTTACCTCGGGAACTACGACAACGTTCATCAAGACGTTTTCGACAGGGGTAGTCCGCTTTTTGAGTTCCGGCCGGACGTCATCATCCTGGCTATGCGCCTGCATACCCTGCAGCCGCGCCTGGTGTTCAACTATGCCGCACTGTCGCCGGAAGAGGGTGAATGCCATGCAGCTGAGGCGCTCGAGCGCGTTGCCGGCATCCTGCGAGCCATTCGGGAACGGTCTCCTGCGCTCATCCTCGCCCACACCTTTGAACGGCCGATCTATCCGGCGTATGGCGTGCTTGACCCGCATTGGGCGCATGGACAGCAAAACACCACTTTGCGCCTCAACGCGCGTCTAGGGGAACAGGTCACGGCCCTTGGCGGTGCGTTCCTTGTCGATCTGGATGGGATTCTTTCCCGAGTCGGTTACGAACAGGGGTTGGATGACCGGTACTGGCACATCAGCCGGGCACCCTACAAGCCTCCGGTTCTGATTCGGCTCGCCGATCAGTACGTACGGTTTGCCGTCGCCCTCAGAGGCAAGAATCGAAAATGCCTGGTTCTGGATTGTGACAACACGCTTTGGGGCGGCGTCATCGGTGAGAACGGCATCAATGGGATCCGGCTGGGCAACACCTATCCGGGATCAGCGTACGTGGAATTTCAGGCTGCGATCCTCGACCTGTACCATCGAGGGGTGTTACTGGCGCCCAACAGCAAAAACAACGAGAAGGACGCCTTGGAGGTTTTCGAACGACACCCATCCTCGCTGTTGAAACCCGAACACTTCGTGGCAAAACGAATCAACTGGCAGGACAAGGCTTTAAACCCGCGCGAGATCGCAGCGGACCTCAACATCGGCATAGACAGCCTGGTGTTTGTCGATGATAACCCGGTCGAATGCGCTTACGTCCGGGAATGCCTGCCGGAAGTCGAGGTCGTTCAGCTTCCGTCTGACCCCACCGGATACCGGCGCCTGCTGCAGAGCCTGAACTATTTCGATTCGCTCACCCTGACGCAGGAAGACCGCCGGCGAAGCAGCATGTACCAGACCGAGCAGCGCCGGAGACAGGTTCAGACCGAGAGCAAAACGATAGAAGATTACCTAGGCTCGCTGGAGATGACCATCACCATCGGCCATGCTGACGCTTTCACCATTCCACGGGTTGCGCAACTCACCCAGAAAACCAACCAGTTCAATCTCACGACCCGGCGCTACTCGGAAGAGGATATCCGCGCGCTGGCGATAAATCCTTCGACAGACCTTTTTCATGCAAGTTTGAAGGATCGTTTCGACGATAACGGCGTCATCGCGGCCGCGATTGTTCGCTATGAGGGTGACGCCGCCCGTATTGACACGTTGTTGATGAGTTGCCGCGTGATCGGCAGAGGCGTCGAACAGGTCATCCTGGCGCACCTCGAAAAAGCCGCAAGAGCGCGGGGGTGTTGCCGACTGGAAGGCGAGTACATCCCGACACCAAAAAACGGATTGGTAAGGGACCTGTTCAGAAACAACGGTTTTGTATCGGTACCTGACGATGCGCAAGGTTTATGGCTTCGGAACTTGTCCGAGCCGCCGTTAACACCTCCTCCATGGTTCGGGGAGATCTGTATCAAGAAACAAGATTAAATTCGATGAGTGTGGATCAACGTCTCAGCAAAGTTTTTTCAGAAGTTTTCGAACTGTCACCCGAGGAAGTTTCCGATGAGGCCTCGCCAAAAACCATCGAGCGATGGGACTCGATGAATTCCATGGTCCTGGCGATGGCGCTGGAGGAAGAATTCGAGGTTCAGTTTTCTGATCAGGAGCTGATACGGATGAACAGCTACCGGTCAATCCGGGAAACGCTGGCGCAGAAAGGATCGTAAGCAGCCTGAAAGGAGTCGAAGGGTGCTGAAACCGGGGCGCATTTGGTATTGGAGTTGCAAGGCATACCGGAAACGGATGATTACGGTCGCCAAAGCCTTGAAGCTCCTGAATTACATACTCTTCAAATGTTTGCTTCCCTTTGAAGCGGAGCTCGAAGGAGAAGTAGACATGCGGCATTGGGCCCTGGGGGTAGTCGTCCATCCGCAGGTCCGAATCGGCAAGAACGTGGTTCTTTATCATCAAACGGCGTTGGCGGCGCAGACGTGGATCGGATCGCCCCATCGAATCATCGTTGAAGATGACGTTACGATCGGGGTCGGTGCAATCGTCGTCGGCAGCAATTTACGCAGCCTCAGGATTGGCAAAGGCGCGACGATTGCGCCCGGATCGGTCGTGGTCCGGGACGTTGAGCCGGGGCAGACGGTGGTCGCAACACCGGCGCGTCCTGTTCCCACCGCGGCCTGCAGCGCCTGAGCCATGACCCGAGAAATCCTGGAGCGCAAGCGCTTCACCATTGAGGACCAGGAGCGTTTTGCGCGGTTGTCCGGAGATAG
Above is a genomic segment from Verrucomicrobiota bacterium containing:
- a CDS encoding acyltransferase: MTIKNNLDATLKSHNAGRIPSLDGLRAVAILMVILGHGSYSLPKFLSPALAFAGNGQLGVNVFFALSGYLIFQLSVRERETTGEFDWKQFYVRRVLRIFPCFYFYLAVIGVLISFGALTLTGPMIGSAATFSLNYRCLWDHWVGDSNYSVIGHYWTLALEEQFYLMWPLLMVLSVRRKLVPALVAAILLAPLLRVISYFLAPGLRGQIGMMFHTGFDSIAVGVLLGELLRRTRPKACLERLARNPWIVGTTIVFLVFLSPLLTARFKGMYSLAIGKTLELSCLGILITAAVSQPGTFLFRFLNWRPVAYIGVLSYSLYVWNNLFLNGEGHWMVNTFPLNFVCVAGTAAASHYLIEKPFLKLKSRFHRSSKPGISPVSTRGLPSNAPAIPTLTQAEVGSATGGRR
- a CDS encoding HAD family hydrolase, coding for MSKDKREILDWLKADPSPARYVSAARRLDALADDDAPEIRVAILRNATIDPVVPYIKAQFHDAGLRPQIYLGNYDNVHQDVFDRGSPLFEFRPDVIILAMRLHTLQPRLVFNYAALSPEEGECHAAEALERVAGILRAIRERSPALILAHTFERPIYPAYGVLDPHWAHGQQNTTLRLNARLGEQVTALGGAFLVDLDGILSRVGYEQGLDDRYWHISRAPYKPPVLIRLADQYVRFAVALRGKNRKCLVLDCDNTLWGGVIGENGINGIRLGNTYPGSAYVEFQAAILDLYHRGVLLAPNSKNNEKDALEVFERHPSSLLKPEHFVAKRINWQDKALNPREIAADLNIGIDSLVFVDDNPVECAYVRECLPEVEVVQLPSDPTGYRRLLQSLNYFDSLTLTQEDRRRSSMYQTEQRRRQVQTESKTIEDYLGSLEMTITIGHADAFTIPRVAQLTQKTNQFNLTTRRYSEEDIRALAINPSTDLFHASLKDRFDDNGVIAAAIVRYEGDAARIDTLLMSCRVIGRGVEQVILAHLEKAARARGCCRLEGEYIPTPKNGLVRDLFRNNGFVSVPDDAQGLWLRNLSEPPLTPPPWFGEICIKKQD
- a CDS encoding acyl carrier protein, translating into MSVDQRLSKVFSEVFELSPEEVSDEASPKTIERWDSMNSMVLAMALEEEFEVQFSDQELIRMNSYRSIRETLAQKGS
- a CDS encoding serine acetyltransferase — encoded protein: MITVAKALKLLNYILFKCLLPFEAELEGEVDMRHWALGVVVHPQVRIGKNVVLYHQTALAAQTWIGSPHRIIVEDDVTIGVGAIVVGSNLRSLRIGKGATIAPGSVVVRDVEPGQTVVATPARPVPTAACSA